Genomic segment of Phaenicophaeus curvirostris isolate KB17595 chromosome 26, BPBGC_Pcur_1.0, whole genome shotgun sequence:
TCTTACAAAGGGTTTGTGCTGCCCCAGAGGAGTGGCTGATCTCATATTTTAACAATTTCTCTGCTCAATTATCATGGAATCGCAGAATGAtatgggttggaatggacctcaaagttccatcccctgccatgtgcagggacacctcccactggatcaggggctccaagccccatccaacctggccttgaacccctccagggatggggcagccaccactgccctcaCAGGACAACGtttctcatctcaatctcccctttttcagctcaaaacctttccccctcatcctctccctgccctccctgccctagagcccctccccagctttcctggcgCCCCCGTTTCcatactggaaagctgctatgaGGTGTTTGAAGGCGACTGTATTGTTGGTGTGTTTGCCTCGAAGCGAGGAAATGAACAGCAGAGTCGCTCTTTGCTGTGTTTGACACCACCCAGACCCATCTCAGCGTAGGACTCGAGCGGTTTATTTAAAGGAATGCTTAGTGCAGACAGGAGCACAGAAGGTAACGCGCTCTCaagtcagctgaaaaaaaaaaaccctacagagTCAATGCCAGCTTACGTCGCTTCCCAGCGGTTCTAATGAGGAGCTTAACGCCCGTAATCTCAGGATAGAGCAGCCACCGTTGCGCGGTGGTGGCTGTTGGCTGTCTGGTGGGGAAGGCGCTCCGGGGAATGGGGTGAAGGGTTCCTGTGGGGTGAAGGGGGCTCTCCTCGCCAGGCCGGGGTGGGCGCTAATGGCTCCTCTCTCCGTTCCCGTCTCCGCAGCCGACGTTCCTGGTGGAACTGTCCAGAGTGCTGGCAAACCCCGGCAACAGCCAAGTAGCCCGCGTGGCGGCCGGCTTGCAGATCAAGAACTCCCTCACCTCCAAGGACCCCGACATCAAGGCTCAGTACCAACAGAGATGGCTCGCCATCGACGCCAACGCCCGCAGGGAGGTCAAGAACTATGTAAGTTTTGTGACATTTGGGTCCTACCTGTTGTTTTTCGCACTGTGGGGATCATCACCGAATGCCTCGTCCATCCTTTTCCACCTGAGGAGTCTTCTGTTTGGTGGCTGCTGCCTTCCGTGAGACAAGGAATGGTGTTGGCCCTTGCTTGTCTCCATTGTTGCTAACAGCGTATTTAATCTGTGGGGTTATTAGGGTAAATACCCAAAGAGACAGAGGCTCCTGCTTTTACATTCACACCTGTAAATGCTTTTGCAAGGAGCCTCCCGATAACCTCATGGGATTGCAGGAGGAAACAGTCATGACTTCCCCGCCAGGGGATTGTAACTGGGCCCctgtctgctgcttcttttactTAGGCAGCTTCCTCAGTTGTTTCACAGCCCACATTGATGCTTTTAGAGCACTCTTGGTGTCTGACCATGCATGTATATGCGAGGCCAGCGGATTTAAGAGTAGAATAGGTAAAAAACTGACAAGTTTGAAatagaaaattgtatttttacatTTCCACACAGATGAGGGATTTGATAGTTAAAGTTCAGGACCTGCAGTGGCAGAACTGGTAGCTTTAGTGGTTTGTGGCTAATGGGAAGAAAGTTCTGCTGGATTTATGCAATGTGATGGAGTTGGGACAAGCTGGCCACACACTTCATGTAATGTTTtctgtagaatcatggaatggtttgggttggaagtgacctcaaagccTACCCAGTTTCAAcgccctgccatggacagggacacctcccactggatcaagggctccaagccccatccaacctggccttgaacccctccagggatggggcagccacccctgctctgggcaacctcgggcagggcctccccaccctcacagcaaaacattttttccctatttctcttctaaatctcccctcctccaccttcaaactgttcccctcatcctatccctgcactccctgatgaagagcacCTCCCCAGCTTCACTGTAGGCCCTATTGTGTTCACAGAATCCATACGTAGCAGAGTAAAGTTATATCATCATCGCTGGCACAATCCTAAGTCTTTTATTTATGTTGATGATAGCTAAGGGGGACGTAAACTGCAAGCAGGAGCTGTTGTATTGCTCTGAACCCAAGCTGGCAGAGCCAGTTCATTACTGGCTTGTCCATTAACATTAGAAATGCAGTGTTTAAGTGGTTGTATGGAAAATGAGGATGTATAactggaaatattaaaataaatgcatgccTCTCCCTTCATTTATTTAATACGATGTTATTGAAGTACAGATAAAACAAATCATTCTTCTCATTTATTgcaattaaaaggaaagaaaaatactcagCCTTATTCAGATTATCTTGGCATAAACAGCCCAGTTTTTTGGGAGAGGATTTTGAACCTAAATTTGTTTAGCTTTCGCAAGTTTGCTGTCTAATAAAAGCCGGGAGGAACGGTTGAGTGAGTCATTGTTGCGCGTCACGGCGCGCAGCATTGTGTGCGGGATTTAAAGGATGCGGGAGCGGTAATCGCACAGCTGTATCTCGCTTCCTGCACGGGGCCGCAATAGCCAGGCTCGTTTCTAACGAGATTTGTCTCTGCTCATGGCCTCGTTCGCTGTGGGAGGAAGCAGAATGAGCAAAGTGCTTTATTGGGGAGGGGGTATGTGGGAGATAATGGCAAGTGGAGATGTTATTGGTGAGCCAGTGCCCATCCCTGGTCGCTGACATCGAGCCGTCACCGGCTGCTCTGTCCCACAGGTTTTGCAGACGTTGGGTACGGAAACGTACAGGCCCAGCTCAGCTTCCCAGTGCGTGGCCGGCATCGCCTGCGCAGAGATTCCCATGAACCAGTGGCCCGAACTCATTCCCCAGTTGGTAGCGAACGTTACGAATCAGCACAGTACAGAGCACATGAAAGAGTCGACGTTGGAGGCCATTGGATACATCTGCCAAGACATCGTGAGTGATTTGAAGTCCTGTTTTACCTTGGGTGCTTTTTTAGGTGCTGGTCCAGCCTCTCCCCACCACCATTTCTCTTCCAGCCCTCCCTTCCTGTGTCTCCGCATCTGGCAGGCTGTGAAGCttccttatagaatcatagaatcaccaggttggaagagacccaccggatcatcgagtccaaccattcccatcaatcactaacccatgtccctcagcacctcgtccacccatcccttaaacccctccagggaaggtgaatcaaccccctccctgggcagcctctgccagggaccaatgaccctttccctgaaaatttttttcctaatgttcagcctgaccctcccctggtggagcttgaggccattccctctcgtcctgtcccctgtcccttgggagaagagcccagctccctcctctccacaacctcctttcagggagttggagaaagcaatgaggtctcccctcagcctcctcttctccaggccaagcAGTCCCAGGGCCCTCAGTATCACGATGTATTGCATTGAGTATCTGATGTGAATTGATGCAAACCCCCTGCCTGACCAAAAACCAAACTGAGCTTTTCTAGCGCTGCCAGTTGCCACAGAGAGCATACGTAGAGCACGTTGCTGGTGGAACCACAGTGGAGTGGAGAGGAATCCTCTGCTTGGTGCTTCTCATCAGGCAGCAGGGGATGGATTTCACTGGAGATGTTGGTTGCTTATGGAGCCTGCCATGCTGCAGGCTGCGCAAGACTtgtgtttgttggtttttgagTGGGAGAAGCTGTTGGCCATGGGGTTTCCAAGTGCCCTGCCTTGCTGGTGGGGTGCTTTGTCACCCAGAGTTGTCGTTTGTGTCAGTCCCTTTGTGATAAAGTTTGTAGCTGTAGTTTGGGAATCTACTACTGGATAAATTCTGGTCTTAACAATTAATATGTTGTGTTGTGGCTCTTGTcttaaattacaaagaaaaattgcTCTCTAGACTGTGGTCACAGCTTTATTCTTTAAGCTCCGAGTGCTAGCAGCTCCCCATCCTGGCTGCTGGCCCCAGCGATCCACCTCTGCCCTATAACAAAAAAAGATGTGCAGCTTCACCAGTAAAAGCATCGACCGTAGCTGCTGGTGCTGACCTCTACCCAGTACCTAAAGAAACTGGGAACCAGTCAGTGGGTATTCACTTGCTGGTGGCGTGCAGTCAGGTAGCCTGAAGCTTGTGGGCCTGATATGTGTGACAGCAGAGTTTATTCAGCATTTATGACTTGGATATCTGGAATACATGCACTCAGTTCAGTCCTTCTTCTATCCCAGAAGCTCAAAGACCCAGTGGTGTCTGAATTCCTTGTGTTTACAttctgctgctcccagcaaGCAAAGCTCCTTGGCCTTGAGGTCCTAGCCATCTGCTTCTAGATTTCAGGATCACCCTTTGAGGGTGCTTTGAAATTTGAAGAAAGCTGTTCAGCTGACAAATAACTGACTTTATCAATGCCTCTTCTAGGATCCAGAGCAGCTTCAGGACAAATCCAATGAGATCCTGACAGCCATCATCCAGGGAATGAGGAAGGAAGAGCCCAGCAACAATGTGAAGCTAGCAGCTACGAACGCACTCCTGAACTCTTTGGAATTCACCAAAGCAAACTTTGACAAAGAGGTGAGGGGGAAAAACTGTTGTGATTCCTGGTCTAAAACGTGTGAGCTGAATCCATGGTCTGTGATGAGAATTCATGCACCACGCTGAGTTTTGATGCATAATTACCTTGCAACTGAGACTTGGATTCGTTTTGGTAGATCCCATGTGTTCCTGTTGTGAAAATCAGAGATTTGGCAGTGGAGAGGGAGCAGCATTGGCTGGTTTACATAAATCTAAACTAACCTGAGTTTAGCTCATTGGATGCTCTGCTTCCTCACCAAATCCTGCTCCGTAGCTCTGCTGTTCCAGCTTGGATCAGCGCTTTCTTTCGAGTTGTGTGGCAGTGATCCAGACTTAACTTTGCCTCTGAAAACTGTTGGGGGAGGACGATTCTTCCAAACAGTGGCCTCAAAATGAGCCTTTCCAGAACAGACAAAtccattgatttttcttttcctgttcgGATTCAGTCTGTCCCCTTGGTCTCTACCAGGGAGACTGTGGGGAGGATGGAATCGAAATGGAGCCTTCAGCTTAGAGGGGCTTGGAATAAAAGTTTTCCATTGTCAGCTATTCTGTGCCTGTTGATGAGATCAACTGGAGTCTTTCAGGTTTGAGCAGGGAGGTTCGTGATCTGTTCACACTGTGTTTCTGTCAGGCTTCAATCCTATAAACAGCCTGGGCCTGAGTCTGTTCATACTGCAACGCAAGAAAATCCAGGTGCATCCCCTCAGGGAACGTGTGTCCTGGTGGAGTTGTGAGCTTTCTTGAAGTGCTGGCTGAAATAGCTCGGAAAACAGCAggattccttctttttctttctttctttctttctttctttctttcttttaccagAAGAGCCAGTGGCTCTGGTTCTGCTGTGTCTTTCTATTTTGGACAGCCCGTTAAGCACTTTTTAACAAGAAAGCCTGGGATTCctttttaaggaagaaatgaTGTAAAATCCCGCAGTGAACAGCAACCTATGTTGTTTCTGGAtctttagaagggctgtgaGCAATTGTACTGATCCAGACTCCCAATCCATCCTCTGTAGGAAGGTGTGTAAAGGCTTTGATGCTTTTGCAAGGCAGTTCTaatgttcttttatttcttcttccagtcTGAAAGGCACTTTATTATGCAAGTAGTCTGTGAAGCAACACAGTGTCCAGATACAAGGGtaagtgaaatgaaaagcttGATTCGCTGTGTGTGTTAGACGACATGAATGCCGTTCTGTTAAACGATTGATGTAAGCATCAAACAAAAGAAGTTTTATACCTGAAGTCAGAAGTAGCCAACAGCTAGGAGGATTTACATCACTTGTGAAAGACCTTATTGGGTGTGGGGTAAACGAAGTCAGCAGAGAGGCTGGGTGGTTAATCTGTGGTGGCTGCAGCTGCGCTGGGCGGTGGGAGCGCTCGGGAAGGTCCCACCTCTGATCCATTTTCCACTCCGGCAGGTACGAGTGGCTGCCTTACAAAATCTGGTGAAGATCATGTCCCTGTATTACCAGTACATGGAGACATACATGGGGCCTGCACTTTTTGCTGTGAGTACTCTGCTTTCTCATGTAGCTGTCTGATTTTCCTGTGGTTCTTCGTCTTCATCCAAGAGGAGAAGCTATCCTACATTCCAGATTTGTTGTTCTTTTGGCTGTGCCTACGTGCTGTGAATCCCTCTTTCATAGTGAAATCCGTAAAACCAGCACCAGACGTTACAGACTTGAGACCCCAGAGTCAGGCGGACACAGACTCCTCGCTCACTCTGCAGCCCTTGCTGTGCTGATAGCTGATAGCCTCCTAAATGAGGAGATTGTCCTCAAGAACAGAAGCTCTAATGTGGCGTCTGATTTCAGACGATCTCGGATCTCGCACCAGCTGCCCAAAAGCTGGGGCACGTATTTTAGGAGAAATAACTtgttaaaatgccttttctcccctcctttcctATTTCCAAAGATAACGATTGAAGCGATGAAAAGCGACATTGATGAGGTGGCTCTGCAGGGAATTGAGTTCTGGTCAAACGTCTGCGATGAGGAGATGGATTTGGCCATCGAGGCGTCCGAGGTGAGCTCGCACGTGCCTGCTGGGAAGTGGGGAATACCTGGGATCAGGTTTGGAAGTGCTGAACTCGTGTCTCTGACCTGCATTGGCAAGTCCTCCGGCTCTCTGAGGTGGAACAGTGCAGGAGAAGCCTGCCTGAGCCCCTATGCGGCAGTCGTGGGTCGGTGGTGAGACATCCTGCATCACTCTGATGTGGCATGATGGGTGTCTGAGACCTGGGGCTGTACGAAGCCCGGGAGCCGCTGCTTCTGCGGGTGTTTGTGTGCTGCAGCCGTCAGCGCCGCGCCGTGAGACCCAGCTTGGTTctcagctgcagcctggggcCTGGCAGCTCACTCAGGGCTCAACTATGGTTAACCTGCCCTCTGTTTTGGGCGAAAGCAAAGCTTATATCTAGGGTTACACAGGGGTCACCGTTTGGAATTCCCTTTAATGACTCTTCGGGTCGTTTTCTTGTCTCTGTAGCCTAATGTGAAGTTGTTGATGTAGTTTGAATATAACCCTTTTTTATAGAAACAAAATGGTTTTAATGCCAGCCTGGCTGGGAGTTGAAACCAGTTGAGGTAAAGATTCTCTGACACATTTGATGAGAACACAGCCTGACATACAAGTTCTAGTTCTCTGCAAATGGTGTGTGACAGCTACCTGATTTCTCTTTAGCATTCCAAAGTCAGCTCAACCTCCTCCTGTAAGGTTAACCTGAATGTGTTAAGTGTCTGTGCCAGGCACAGTgtagtgtcatagaatcacagaatgatttgggctagaagggacctcaaagcccatccagttccacccctgccatgggcaggggcacctcccactggatccagttgctccaagccccatccaacctggccttgaacccctccagggatggggcagccacccctgctctgggcagcctgggccagggcctccccaccctcacaggaaaacatttctccctaagatctcatctcagtcttccCTTTTATAGCCGAAATCctcttcatcctgtccctgcactccctgatcaggagcccttccccagttttcctgtcGAACATGAAGGTCTTGGAGCTGTTGCTTCATTAAGGCAACCCCTTGAATTGCTGAGATGTAGATGTTGTGTTGGAGGAGCTCCATTACGCTGATATGTAAAGTTTCTGGGGTCTCTCACCAGCATGAGCACCTCAGTCCTACcctagagagaaaaaagattgATCACGCTCTGCATAACTTAACTCATAAATAATGTATTATgggatgaaataaaaataatcattatCCTTTACAACCGATGGTGCTGAAGCTGAATTTGGGGCGTTGTTCTGCGTGCAGATGCTGTTTGCATGAATTAGCTGTGGAGATCAATAACAGCTTAAACTTGGAAAGGCTCCAGATGATTCATATCCATCTTTAAAAGCagctaaatatatatttatgttgAATGCCCAAAAAGGCAAGGATAAAAGGACAGTCAGCAGCACATCGGTTTAATTTGTGCTGAAGAccttttgctgcttctgtttggGGTCACTTTTTAATGGTATATAActgcaaactgaaaatatttgtgtttgtaCCGTGCGACGAGGGCTCTGTGCCTGTACAGAATGTTAAATGGAACTTGCTTATGGAACGTTTAACTGGCACCCGTGCCGGCTGTCCTTGAGGTTCCTGTGTGttatgggaaagagaggaaaggatgCAAAGGAGAATTTATATCATCTGGTGTTCATAATTCAGACCTCATGCCTGTGTAGCCACTGAGGATGATTTTGTGGCATTTCTTTCCAGGCAGCAGAGCAAGGCAGGCCTCCGGAGCACACCAGCAAATTCTACGCGAAAGGAGCGCTGCAGTACTTGGTCCCAATTCTAACACAGACCTTAACAAAACAGGTGAGCTGCAAAATCCCTGCTGCATGCCAGAAAGCACTCTCTATTCTGCTTCAGAGTTCTGGGACAGCGATGCTGCTGTTGCACGGAGGAGCAGGCTGTGGCCATTGTTTCTCCCTCACGTAGGTGATTTCTGATACACTTGATCCCCTTGGGTAGTTTTTAATGCAGTCCCTGGTCTGTGATGAGACATCATGCACCACGCTGACTGAATGATGCACCCATTTTTAGGGCTGAGACCATCAGACTGCACGCAGTGTCGTTTTTAAGCTGAATTCTGTTAACACATGCTTATATTTATGGTTTTGGTAGAGGTTTGATAGTTCTCTGTATTCCTGACAAGATGTTTTTGACTTTAAAGTCTGTGTTCTGTCTCTGCATCATCTGAGATCCAGTTGCTGGAATTCTTGAGCTTTACTTCTTGAACTGTGAAGTCCATGTTTATTTAGCAGCTATTAAGCACTTCACAGGGACTTCTTGGGGCTGTGTTTCACAGTCTAATCAAAATTAATGGAATCACTTGCTACAGCAGGtctaattataaaataaaagtgttAATTAAACCATACAGGATGGGGTTCGTTACTGCAATGAACTGGGGAAATGCTTGGTGTTCTAAGGGAGTCCAGGGGAATTGTTTCCCTGTTTGTTTTGTATTGCTCTCCGCTTGGATGCGGAGAGTTAAATTGCAGGAGGCTCTAAAGTGCTTGTTAAGAGAGAAAagataaagcagagaaaagaatagCAGGTACCCAGCTTCAAAGGCATCTGGTAAGGcttgagggagggaagaagccATTCAACTGGTGCAGCAGGGCCCTCTGTGAGGGGATGGTGGGGATCAAAGGACCAGAATCTCAGCTGAGATGAGCAGTTTGAAAGAGGTCTGAGGCCGCTCTAGGTGCATCACCAGAATGGAAAGGTACTGGTGACGCAAGGCACTCGTGTTGCTCCTCAGCCAGGCATGTAGCTGGTGATTCCAGACCTGAATTAAACACACCACCTGGTAATAAGGTGATGTTCCTTGCAGTAGATCCAGGGATGCTCTAGTAGGTCCTGCAGGATGGCTCTGCCTGCAAGCAGTAAGGGACATCTCCCTCAGCTGACCAGGGTGCTCTCCTCCTAGgatgaaaatgatgatgatgatgactgGAACCCCTGCAAAGCAGCCGGTGTCTGCCTCATGCTCCTGGCGACCTGCTGTGAAGACGACATTGTTCCTCATGTGCTGCCCTTTATTAAAGAACACATTAAAAACCCAGACTGGCGATACAGAGATGCGGCTGTGATGGCTTTTGGGTGTATTTTGGAAGGACCAGAGCCCAACCAGCTCAAACCACTAGTCATACAGGTACGGCTCCTTGTATTTTCTCTGAGGCTTGTAGAGCAAAACCTTCCTGATGTATCTGGAGGTAGATACCTGCTTTGTGTGTTGCTCTTAatccaaggaaaagcaaaaagatgcAACCCTTTAATGATGTTTTGGAGAGCTTTGGTAGGCTAGGGGTGGGGAGTTGGGTTGcacagctctcaatcacatggAAATGCAGAACTTGCATCTGTACTTGAGCACTCTCATCAGTTCTCAAGTCTTGCCCCCTGGGAAATAACTGTGGATCTTAAAATATGAGGGCAACAGCCTAACTGGATGCCGACTATCCTCTCCAGTCTATTGCTGACTTGTAGGGAACGTAGTAAAATCAGAACGGTGGCAAGCTATTTCCATTTATTGCATCTGATCCCACCTTCCTCCTGACTGCGATTGTCTCCAGGCAATGCCAACTCTAATAGAACTAATGAAGGACCCCAGTGTTGTGGTTCGAGACACGACTGCTTGGACCGTGGGCCGGATCTGCGAGATGCTTCCTGAGGCTGCCATCAATGACATTTACCTCGCGCCACTGCTGCAGTGTCTGATGGAGGGGCTGAGCGCCGAGCCCCGCGTGGCCTCCAACGTCTGCTGGGTGAGGCGGCCTCTGCGCTCGGGGGCGTGCGGTGGGGTTCTGTCAGCGAGGGGAATGCAGCTCGTGgccatatagaatcatagaataaccaggttggaagagacccactggatcatcgagtccaaccattcccatcaatcactaacccatgtccctcagcacctcgtccacccgacccttaaacccctccagggaaggggactcaaccccctccctgggcagcctctgccagggcccaatgaccctttctgtgaaaatttttttcgtaatgttcagcctaaatctcccctggtggagcttgaggccattccctctcgtcctgtcccctgtcccttgggagaagagcccagctccctcctctccacaacctcctttcaggtggatatagagagcaatgaggtctcccctcagcctcctcttctcaaggctaaacaaccccagcctcCCAAGATAAGAGATATGTGTGAATACACGCAATATATCCATGTATAGAGCGTGTAGGTATTGATAGATGCCGAAAAGGATTTTGGAGGTGGCTCCTGGATCGATCATCCAGCGCATGCAACTGTTGTTAACTTGTTAAGTTTCCTCAAGTCTGTTTGGTGGCTCTGGTAGGAAAGGATAAAGGATGCTAATATTCTCTAagggtagaatcatagaatcattacggttggaaaagccctctgagctcatccagtccaaccatcagcccaaccctgCCATGCTGACTAAAAcgtgtccccaagtgccatggACACACATtgttttaacccctccaggagTGGAGACGGGGATGATCTCTTCcttactcctgctggccatgcaaTGGATGATCCGAaccaggatgctcttggccatctgggccactgctggctcatagaatcatagaataacctggttggaagagacccaccggatcatcgagtccaaccattcctatcaaaaattcctatcatgttcagctgctgtcaaccagcacccccaggtccttttcagCCAGGCATCTCTCCAGCCAAAAAGTTGCCCTTGGTTTCAAAATGCTGTGGAAACTGTCGGTgacagcaggcaggatgggtcTGGGATTTAGCTTTTTTCTTG
This window contains:
- the KPNB1 gene encoding importin subunit beta-1 isoform X1 — translated: MELITILEKTVSPDRSELEAAQKFLEQAAIENLPTFLVELSRVLANPGNSQVARVAAGLQIKNSLTSKDPDIKAQYQQRWLAIDANARREVKNYVLQTLGTETYRPSSASQCVAGIACAEIPMNQWPELIPQLVANVTNQHSTEHMKESTLEAIGYICQDIDPEQLQDKSNEILTAIIQGMRKEEPSNNVKLAATNALLNSLEFTKANFDKESERHFIMQVVCEATQCPDTRVRVAALQNLVKIMSLYYQYMETYMGPALFAITIEAMKSDIDEVALQGIEFWSNVCDEEMDLAIEASEAAEQGRPPEHTSKFYAKGALQYLVPILTQTLTKQDENDDDDDWNPCKAAGVCLMLLATCCEDDIVPHVLPFIKEHIKNPDWRYRDAAVMAFGCILEGPEPNQLKPLVIQAMPTLIELMKDPSVVVRDTTAWTVGRICEMLPEAAINDIYLAPLLQCLMEGLSAEPRVASNVCWAFSSLAEAAYEAADLADDQEEPATYCLSSSFELIVQKLLETADRPDGHQNNLRSSAYESLMEIVKNSAKDCYPAVQKTTLVIMERLQQVLQMESHIQSTSDRIQFNDLQSLLCATLQNVLRKVQHQDALQISDVVMASLLRMFQSTAGSGGVQEDALMAVSTLVEVLGGEFLKYMDAFKPFLGIGLKNYAEYQVCLAAVGLVGDLCRALQSNILPFCDEVMQLLLENLGNENVHRSVKPQILSVFGDIALAIGGEFKKYLDVVLNTLQQASQAQVDKSDYDMVDYLNELREGCLEAYTGIIQGLKGDQENVHPDVMLVQPRVEFILSYIDHIAGDEDHTDGVVACAAGLIGDLCTAFGKDVLKLVEARPMIHELLTEGRRSKTNKTKTLATWATKELRKLKNQAW
- the KPNB1 gene encoding importin subunit beta-1 isoform X2, translated to MELITILEKTVSPDRSELEAAQKFLEQAAIENLPTFLVELSRVLANPGNSQVARVAAGLQIKNSLTSKDPDIKAQYQQRWLAIDANARREVKNYVLQTLGTETYRPSSASQCVAGIACAEIPMNQWPELIPQLVANVTNQHSTEHMKESTLEAIGYICQDIDPEQLQDKSNEILTAIIQGMRKEEPSNNVKLAATNALLNSLEFTKANFDKESERHFIMQVVCEATQCPDTRVRVAALQNLVKIMSLYYQYMETYMGPALFAITIEAMKSDIDEVALQGIEFWSNVCDEEMDLAIEASEAAEQGRPPEHTSKFYAKGALQYLVPILTQTLTKQDENDDDDDWNPCKAAGVCLMLLATCCEDDIVPHVLPFIKEHIKNPDWRYRDAAVMAFGCILEGPEPNQLKPLVIQAMPTLIELMKDPSVVVRDTTAWTVGRICEMLPEAAINDIYLAPLLQCLMEGLSAEPRVASNVCWAFSSLAEAAYEAADLADDQEEPATYCLSSSFELIVQKLLETADRPDGHQNNLRSSAYESLMEIVKNSAKDCYPAVQKTTLVIMERLQQVLQMESHIQSTSDRIQFNDLQSLLCATLQNVLRKVQHQDALQISDVVMASLLRMFQSTAGSGGVQEDALMAVSTLVEVLGGEFLKYMDAFKPFLGIGLKNYAEYQVCLAAVGLVGDLCRALQSNILPFCDEVMQLLLENLGNENVHRSVKPQILSVFGDIALAIGGEFKKYLDVVLNTLQQASQAQVDKSDYDMVDYLNELREGCLEAYTGIIQGLKGDQENVHPDVMLVQPRVEFILSYIDHIAGDEDHTDGVVACAAGLIGDLCTAFGKDVLKLVEARPMIHELLTEGRRSKTNKTKTLATWATKELRKLKNQA